In a single window of the Bactrocera dorsalis isolate Fly_Bdor chromosome 2, ASM2337382v1, whole genome shotgun sequence genome:
- the LOC105233445 gene encoding FERM domain-containing protein 8 produces the protein MSRIAVHMEIEGTSQCPTQVMLAAALGCEELGIANKLLAQSIFGLWMTSGLLDIQLKSHHRPYAVRVAWQSLLDKFSSGNSIEKKFDDPMIMLKRNVFFSKRDEEKIKDQRILELLYEEAKYNVLSGRYVMESSHAFMLGGIQARIELGPYNSHTHTIGFLRENQLRFLPQHVARSMSWAWLPVSRKNSAEVKLLEQLKRVPSTATTKKLMRKYLEFCWALPFYGAVFFHGQMEQPVRGLMSLVSHKDVRVLIAVNERGIFIIDPLECILLVWDCGK, from the exons ATGTCGCGCATTGCTGTACATATGGAAATCGAAGGAACATCTCAATGCCCCACACAAGTAATGTTAGCTGCTGCTTTAGGATGTGAAGAGTTAGGTATTGCGAACAAGTTACTAGCGCAAAGTATTTTTGGATTATGGATGACGAGTGGACTGTTAGATATACAGTTGAAATCACATCACCGGCCTTACGCGGTTAGAGTAGCATGGCAATCTCTACTAGACAAATTTAGCAGCGgcaattcaattgaaaaaaaatttgatgatcCCATGATAATGCTTAAACGAAatgtttttttctcaaaacgTGACGAAGAGAAAATTAA AGACCAGCGCATTTTAGAGTTATTATATGAAGAAGCCAAGTATAATGTTTTATCTGGCCGATATGTAATGGAATCGTCCCATGCTTTTATGCTAGGTGGTATACAGGCAAGAATTGAATTGGGCCCATATAATTCTCATACACACACCATTGGTTTCCTTAG AGAAAATCAATTAAGATTCCTaccgcaacatgttgcaaggaGTATGAGTTGGGCTTGGTTACCAGTCAGTCGGAAGAATTCGGCTGAAGTTAAGCTTTTAGAACAACTCAAACGTGTTCCTTCAACTGCGACAACAAAAAAACTTATGCGCAAGTATTTGGAATTTTGCTGGGCACTTCCTTTTTATGG AGCTGTTTTTTTCCACGGACAAATGGAACAACCGGTTCGCGGTCTAATGAGTTTGGTTAGTCACAAAGATGTAAGAGTTCTTATAGCAGTCAATGAACGtggaatatttattatagatCCTTTAGAGTGT